The Mangrovimonas cancribranchiae nucleotide sequence CACCCCTAAAACAGGAAAAAATATAGCGACCACAAGTCCTAAAGTAGTGCCAATAATACCTTTTCGGCTTCCGCCAAATCGTTTTGTTCCTATGGCAGGAATAATATAATCCAAAGCGAAAACAAGTAGAGCAACGGCAAGTGTAATACTTAAAATCCACCAGTTGTTCTCCACGGCTTTAGTAAGATAAAGCATGAGTAATCCTATCCAACTTATTGGTGGACCAGGCAAAACAGGTAAAAAGCTTCCTAAAATACCTAGAAGTATAAACAGAAAACCGATAAAAGTAAGTACAATATCCATATACAACAGTTTATGTATAAGACGAAAATACAATATCTATGTTACATTTTAAACTAAAAAATTAGTTTAAACTAATTTTTTAGT carries:
- a CDS encoding DUF456 domain-containing protein, with the translated sequence MDIVLTFIGFLFILLGILGSFLPVLPGPPISWIGLLMLYLTKAVENNWWILSITLAVALLVFALDYIIPAIGTKRFGGSRKGIIGTTLGLVVAIFFPVLGVFGIIIWPFIGALIGELMNKSDSKTATKAALGSFLGFLTGTFLKFILSIVFLGIFIKVLVQHFDRIFSF